The DNA region CACGGCCACCTCGCCGGCCCCGGCCTCCAGGGCACGCTCCAGTCCCTTCTCGTTCGGGACGAGCACCGGGTAACGCACTCCCGGGCGCTTGCGGATCGAGGTGTAGACCTCTGCGGCGTCGGCCAGCTGGGGCACCCACTTCGGGTTCACGAAAGACGTGGCCTCGACAACCGGCAGGCCCGCGTCGGCCAGACGCGCGATGAACTCGACCTTCACGGCCGCGTCCACGATCTCCGGCTCGTTCTGCAGGCCGTCACGGGGACCCACCTCCACCACGGTCACCTTCGGCGGCACGCGCTTGCGGATCGGAGCCGGAGCCTGTCCCTGCAGCGAGGGGTGGTCCGCGGACTGCCTGGAGGAGCCTCTCGGGGGGGGATGCGCACGCGACCTCGACCTGTCGGGCTCCCTGCCCGGCGGCCGGTGCGGCGTCGGCACCACCCATCTCCTCCTTGGCCGAAAACCCGGCCATCATAGGCACCCATGGGAATCCGACGCCGCCGCACCGGCCGCTCCGAAGGAGCCGCCGCGACCTTCCTTCGCACCGAGTCCGGCGCGGGGGTGGTTCTGCTAGCCGCGACGCTGACGGCTCTGCTGTGGGCCAACGGTCCGGCGATGCTGCCGGAGAGCTACGAGTTCGTCTGGAGACTGCCGCTGCACGCGGGGCCGCTGCAGTTCGATCTGCGCCACTGGATCAACGACGGCCTGATGACGCTGTTCTTTTTCGTGGTCGGACTGGAGGTCAAAAGGGAGCTGGTCACCGGCGAGCTGCGCGACCCCCGGACGGCCGCGCTGCCGGTGCTGGCTGCGCTCGGCGGGATGGTGGGCCCCGCGCTCGTCTACCTGGCCATCGTCGGGACGGGTCCGGACGGCCGCGGCTGGGGCATCCCCATGGCCACGGACATCGCGTTCGCCGTTGGCGTCCTTTCGCTGCTTGGCAAGCGGGTGCCGGTGGGGGCCAAGGTGTTTCTGCTGACGCTCGCCGTGGCCGACGACATCGGCGCGATCATGGTCATCGCCTTCTTCTACTCAAGCGGGCTGTCCGGACCGTGGCTTGGGATATCCGTGGCGGCCGTCGTCATGTCGGCCCTCGCCTACCGGCTGGCCGGGGGCCGGGAGCTCGTCCTGGTGCCGCTTTCCCTGCTGTCCTGGTTCGCCATGTACAAGTCCGGCGTGCATCCCACGATCGCCGGCGTCGCCCTCGGCCTCCTGACGCCCGCCGGCCCGGGAACGTCGCTGGAGAAGCTGGAGCACGGACTGCACCCCTGGACCAGCCGCCTGATCCTCCCGCTGTTCGCGCTAGCCAACGCAGGAGTGATGCTGCGCGGCGGCGGACTGCGCCTCGGACTGGGCTCCCGCGTTCTCTGGGGCGTGGCGCTCGGACTCGTGCTCGGCAAGATGCTCGGGATCACGCTGATCGCCCTGGCGGGGGTCAGGCTGCGGGTGGGCAGGCTCCCGCAGGGGGTCACGCCCGGAGTCCTGCTGGCGCTTTCGGCCGTGGCCGGGATCGGCCTGACGGTGTCTTTATTCATCACCGAGCTTGCCTTTGAGGGATCACGAGCCGCGGCAGCGGCCAAGCTGGGGGTGCTGGCCGGTTCGTCGGTGGCCGCGGTGGTGGGGGCCCTGCTGATGCTGACCTGCTGCCGGAAGGCGGGCCGCGATCGCCCGAGGGCCCGGTCCGCACTGGAATGAAGGCGCGGGGGGCGAGTCGGGGGCAACCCTTATGCCGCCTCACAGACGCATACCTGTTGCGGAGCCTCACCAGTGAAGGGAGTGCCCGTGAAATCGCCGTAGCGTTCGAGGAGCCGCAGGCCTCCCGCTTTGAGAAGGAATAGGAGTTCCTGGGGAAAGATGCTGCGCATCTCAAGTGGAGTGACGAGAAAGTCCGGGTCCTTTTCAGTCGAGAAGTACAAAACCACGCGTGTCACCTGCGCCGCCGCGTCGTAGCGCTCTTCAATGTCGACCCGTACCTCGCCCCGCTCGGGGTCGTCAAAGCGCTGCATCTCTCGTCGCGCGCCGTCGGCGCGAGCCAGGACTTGCACGCTTGGATTGAAGATGTCGAACGCAAACCTGCCGCCTCCATCCAAGTGGCGGCGGACCGATCGAAAGCACCGGAGGATGTCATCGGTGGCGTGAAGATGCAGCAGCGAGTTGGAGGCGATGAAGATGAACCTAAAGCGCCGACCGAGGT from Actinomycetota bacterium includes:
- a CDS encoding class I SAM-dependent methyltransferase; this translates as MYDLMYPQPSGPGTRAEFYADMAESQAGPVLELACGTGPLLLPIALRGIPCEGVDLSNEMLIEAQAKLAASNARASLRTGDMADFDLGRRFRFIFIASNSLLHLHATDDILRCFRSVRRHLDGGGRFAFDIFNPSVQVLARADGARREMQRFDDPERGEVRVDIEERYDAAAQVTRVVLYFSTEKDPDFLVTPLEMRSIFPQELLFLLKAGGLRLLERYGDFTGTPFTGEAPQQVCVCEAA
- the nhaA gene encoding Na+/H+ antiporter NhaA, whose protein sequence is MGIRRRRTGRSEGAAATFLRTESGAGVVLLAATLTALLWANGPAMLPESYEFVWRLPLHAGPLQFDLRHWINDGLMTLFFFVVGLEVKRELVTGELRDPRTAALPVLAALGGMVGPALVYLAIVGTGPDGRGWGIPMATDIAFAVGVLSLLGKRVPVGAKVFLLTLAVADDIGAIMVIAFFYSSGLSGPWLGISVAAVVMSALAYRLAGGRELVLVPLSLLSWFAMYKSGVHPTIAGVALGLLTPAGPGTSLEKLEHGLHPWTSRLILPLFALANAGVMLRGGGLRLGLGSRVLWGVALGLVLGKMLGITLIALAGVRLRVGRLPQGVTPGVLLALSAVAGIGLTVSLFITELAFEGSRAAAAAKLGVLAGSSVAAVVGALLMLTCCRKAGRDRPRARSALE